The sequence gtttcgctcttgttgccgaggctagaatgcaatggcatgatctcggctcactgcaacctccgcctccctgcttcaagcgattctcctgcctcagcctccgagtagctgggattacaggcatttgccaccatgcccggctaattttctatttttagtagagactggatttctctatgttggtcaggctggtctggaactcccgacctcaggtgatccgcctgcctcggcctcccaaagtgctgggattacaggcttaagccactgcgcctggcccaggaactgtatttaaaacacacacacacacacacacacacacacacacacacacacacacacagagaaactgaCCTAATTCGAGGCAGTTAATAGTGAAtaattgccaggcacggtggctcaagcctgtaatcccagcactttgggaggccaagacgggcggatcacgaagtctgaagatcgagaccatcctggctaacacggcgaaacccccgtctctactaaaaaattacaaaaaactagccgggcgaggtggcgggcgcctgtagtcccagctactcgggaggctgaggcaggagaatggcataaacccgggaggcggagcttgcagtgagcggagatccggccactgcactccagcctgggcgacagagcgagactccgtctcaaaaaaaaaaaaaaaaagaaggaaaaaaaaatagtgaatagTTGAAGGCGACCGTTATTATAAAGGTTGTACCACATTCCTGTGTGAGCCAAAGACCGCCTGCGTCTGAATCGCCTGAGATTCTGGGAATCACTgagctcctccctcccttcctccctggacTACCCAATCATGTCAGAGTTCCCCAAATAATTCTTATGTGCACTAAACCTCTCAGAGCTCTTGGTGAATCAATTACTTTCAGTGATTGGTTTGCAAACTGCAGTAGATAGGTAAGTTTGAAAGCACATCTTAGCCCATGTTGTGCCaaagctctttctttctcttggcagGTAACATGAAATGGCAGAAGCTAAGTCCCACTGGGGCAGCTCCAGCAGGCTGTGCTGCCCACTCAGCTGTGGCTATGGGAAATCACCTGTACATCTTTGGTGGAATGACTCCTGCAGGAGCGCTGGACACAATGTACCAGTATCACACAGGTGAGCAGGTGTCCATGGGGATCTTTAAACAAATCTAAACATCCTTTGAAAAGTGATgcagtggctgggcacagtggctcacgcctgtaatcccagcactttgggaggccaaggcaggcagatcatgaggtcaggagatcgagaccatcctgaccaacatggtgaaaccccgtctgtactaaaatacaaaaaattagccaggcatggtggtacacgcctgtagtcccagctacttgggaggctgaggcaggggaattgcttgaacccgggaggcggaggttgtagtgagctgagatcaaaccactacactccagcctgggcaatagagcaagactcagtctcaaaaaaaaaaaaaaaaaaaaaaaaagagaaaaaaaaaaaagtgatgcagTGCTTCGGTTTTCCAGTTTGGTTCCTCTATATCtaaatccaaaaaaataaaaactctgtaGGGGGTGACATCATTAAAGCAACAATGCTgccatgaggtttttttttttcttttcacttcctcTTTGCGAGGACTCAGCTGCTACAGTAAATCACTGAGCATTTCTAGaaaattctttactttttattcagATTTTGGCTTTCACTATCTGGAAATTTCTTAACATGAAGCCTTTTCCCTCCCCAACATAGAAAGGCAGCATTGGACCTTGCTTAAATTTGATTCTTTTCTACCCCCTGGACGATTGGACCATTCCATGTGTATCATTCCATGGCCAGTGACGTGTGCTTCTGAGAAAGAAGATTCCAACTCTCTCACTCTGAACCATGAAGCTGAGAAAAGGGATTCAGCTGACAAAGTAATGAGCCACAGTGGCGACTCACATGAGGAAGGCCAGACTGATACACTGCTCTGTTTGGTGTTCGGTGGGATGAATACAGAAGGGGAAATCTATGATGATTGTATTGTGACTATAGTTGACTAATAAAACCCACATTTTTATTACCTGTCAGTTACTTTCAGAATAGTTAAGTAAAACCTTAGCTATTTTATACCTCCAAAATATCTTCTGCAGTATATATCTGTTTTTCTCCTACTTTGGTAGGTGAAGAAACTAATACAAATAATTCTTATGTGCCCTAAACCTTGCTATATTGCCTCTCAGAGCTCTTGGGAATGACTTTCAGTGACTGGTTTACAAACTGTAGTAGATAGATAAGTTTTGCCCAATGCAAAAACCTCCGCTATATTAACATGAAAGGCtttgggccaggcttggtggctcacgcctgtaatcccagcactttgggaggctgaggcagtggatcacctgaggtcaggagttcaagaccagcctgaccaacatggagaaactccacctctactaaaaacacaaaattagccgggtgtggtggcacatgcctgtagtcccagctacttgggaggctgaggcaggagaatcgcttgaacctgggaggcggaggttgcagtgagctgagatcgcgccattgcactccagcctgggcgacaagaatgaaactgtctcaaaaaaatacatatatatataaaagcatcattttttatatatgtatacatatatacaaaagcAGCTATAAAAGCATCAATAAtatatagaaaacatattttatataatatatatattttatatatatgtatacatatatatattttatatatatgtatacatatatatatataaaggcttTACCAGCAATACAAACCTAGGTAGGTATGATTAGTGTATTAAATGCTAATCACAAGGTTGCAATAGGGTTAGggttaaaaaaaagttacagaattgTAATTGGTAAACAACAAACTATAGACATCAGAGTAGACATTAGTTGAAGTCTATCTTTTTAACATTCAGGAACAGCTCCTCAGAAAGAGATACAGACTAGGTGATCCACAGTAGTGACAGCCTTTGAGGAAAGGGAAGACTAGCCCTAGTTGCTACCGTTTAACCCTATGGCCCCAGGGCACACAGCAATGCAGGTCATCTTTAATGGCTGTATTGGGCTTGGCCTGAGACCAGTCTTCTGCTCAGGGACTGCCCAAATGCTTTTGGGGCAGTGCAGTAGAGGCCTAGGTCTGATTAAGAGGTTAGTGTTGGGAACCAGTTCCACTAGCCCTAGACAATTAACCTTTCAGTCAGTTGCCCATCTATAAAATACCTATCCTTGGGCAAtattgcaggttttttttttttgtttttttttttgagatggagtctcactcttgtcgccaggctggagtgcagttgtgtgatcttggctcactgcaacctctgcctcccgagttcaagtgattctcctgcctcagccttcggcttgcaccaccacgccctgctaatttttgtattttcagtagagatggggtttcaccatgttggcaaggatggtctctatctcttgacctcgtgatccacccgcctcggcctcctgaagtgctaggattacaataTTGGATTTTATGTTAGCACCAGTCTGCCCTTTATTGATAATACTATTTACCCGGACTCTTTTCTTCAGGAGGGCAATCTAAGTAAtcctaaaccggttttgacacaAACCACTACCTTTAACCCATTCATAGTGAGGGGATGTAGTGGAGTTTCAATGTCACCATCCTAGCTCCCACCCCAGTACCACTAATTAGAAATTTCAAGGATGGAGATTCTGACAGCTAGGGGTTCACAATATACCTTTACATCCTGAAGTTACAGATTAAATCCAAGTGTATCAAGTTAGTAATGCCAGTGATCACTCATTCCCCATCATTTCTCAGAGTCCAAGCAACTATAAAAGCatcattaataacaataataattttaaaaagccaccaGAAACGCAGTTTTAGAAAGGGGAAATAGGAAACCAAGTATGGTCAAGAAAACCCCACTCTTGGGCACTGTGAAATGCCCCTTGCCTAAGTAAAGATGTGGATTAACTTCTCTCCCTTTTCGTTAGATTAATGCAAAAGCCGAGCATGGTGCTAACAAGCCTGTAGTCTTGATTagctggagactgaggtggaaggatcacttgggtttttttttacccagcagggtgaaaaaaaaaaaaaaaaaaaagcagcagcaaattTCCTGGAAGCATTAAATAGAAGTGTTTCCTTATCCCAACATACCAAacactccctcctcccctcaccccacacacAAGAATCTAGCCttaaatttcctaaaataaataattgatctGATTAGAAGCTTTTCACAAACATTAGACCAGtgtaaataacaaacatttattggtgTCACTTATGGTAGAAAAAACTTCCTACACCAGATGCACATGACCCAATTGTTAAATAGAACATTTTGAAGGTGAACACACACCCTAACCCAGGttttttacccactttttaagATAGCCAATTCTTCTTCTCCCCCCCCACCCAAAGACATGTGAGCAACTGCTAATGAAAAGCAGTAAACAGCCGCTTGGGCTATATCATTTTCAACTCCACTCTGAGGTGAAGATTCCAATTACATTCGAGACTTAAGTTCTCTCAATTTTTTCCTAACGAAAGTTCCTGAGTCCAGTATTTACAATATTACAGCACTAGTAGATCAGTATCTACAACTCATCTTTTTCTGCTGTATCCTCTTCACCAGTTGGGGGAGGGCCTGCACTTCCATAGAGTTTGCTGATAATTGGCTGAACAATTTCTTCCAGTTCCTTCTTCTTAGCTTTGAAGTCTTCAATGTCAGCATCTTGGTGGCTTTCCAGCCATTCAATCTTTTCTTCTACAGCTTTTTCCATGGTCTCCTTATCTTCAGAGGAAAGTTTACCTCCCAGCTTTTCTTTATCTCCAATCTGATTCTTTAGAGAATAGGCATAGCTTTCCAACTCATTTCTAGTATCAATGCGCTCCTTGAGCTTTTTGTCTTCCTCAGCAAACTTCTCAGCATCATTAACCATCCTTTCGATTTCTTCAGGTGTCAGGCGATTCTGGTCATTGGTAATTGTGATCTTATTTTTGTTCCCTGTACCCTTGTCTTCAGCTGTCACTCGAAGAATACCATTCACATCTATCTCAAAGGTGACTTCAATCTGTGGGACCCCACGAGGAGCAGGAGGAATTCCAGTCAGATCAAATGTACCCAGAAGATGATTGTCTTTTGTCAGGGGTCGTTCACCTAGAAGTTACATATAGAAAAACTCATTAGTTGTTACTGACAAGCATTAGCACATCTAGACACTTTTGGTTTTATCGAGCTAAAAGTAATTTCATATTGGTCTACAGGGAGCAGCAACTAGAACAAACAATCAGTTAGGTTACTAACTCAAttgaattttatctattttaaagtCCTGTGAACTCCTTTTTCTTGTACTCTAGGCCCAGCTCAGATGTTATTAAGAATGCTaaacataggctgggcacagtggctcacacctgtaatagtcccagcacttcgggaggctgaggtcggtggatcacctgaggttaggagttcaagaccagcctggccaacatggcaaaaccccgcctctactaacaatacaaaaattagccgggcatggtggtgggcacctgtaatcccagctactcgggaggtagaggttgcaggtcatgccactacaccccagcctaggcgacagagtgagactctatctcgaaaaaaaaaaaaaaaaagaatgctaaataTCTAGATATAAAACATTATTCAAATTAAGACCCCCATCTGAAAACAGCAGTTACTTAGTTCCCTTGCCATTTCAATAGATCATATTAAGTCATGTTCTTTTAAAACATGCCATGATAGATAGACTtggcatcgtggctcacgcctgtaatcccagtactttgggaagcagaggcaggcagatgacctgaggtcaggagttggagaccagcctgggcaacatggtgaaaccccatctctactaaaactacagaaattagccaggcatggtggtctatgcctgtaatcccagctactctggaggctgaggcaggagaatcacttgaacccgggagacagaggttgcagtgagcagagatcatgccactgcagtccagccagggcaacagagcaaaacttcatctcaaaaaaaaaaaaaaaaaaaaagccgtatTAGTAAACCTAAGTAATTACCTTCATAGACCTTGATTGTAACAGTTGGTTGATTATCAGAAGCTGTAGAAAAGATCTGAGACTTCTTGGTAGGCACCACTGTGTTCCTTGGAATCAGTTTGGTCATGACACCTCCCACAGTTTCAATACCAAGTGTAAGGGGACACACATCAAGCAGTACCAGGTCACCTGTAAGgataagttatttaacttctaatTCAAGTTCTCCCTATGAGCTATGTAAAGTTTGTGTCTCTAGCATTTGGTTAGGTTCTAACACACACATCTTAAAGGCAGTGAATTAAACAGTTGCTAATGATCTTGAGACTACCCCAGTCTTGTCTTCACTTATGCCCTTTACTACATGTGTGACCTTGTTGCTCATATTCTGGTATTTTCTAAAGCAATAGCTAATGAGTCTTCCATCAAGCTACTGAATCACTATGAAAGATGCCGCGATCACGACCTACCTGTATCTTGATCACCAGAgagcacaccagcctggacagcagcaCCATACGCTACAGCTTCATCTGGGTTTATGCCACGGGATGGTTCCTTGCCATTGAAGAACTCTTTAACCAGTTGCTGAATCTTTGGAATTCGAGTCGAGCCACCAACAAGAACAATTTCATCAATATCAGACTTCTTCAAATCAGAATCTTCCAACACTTTCTGGACGGGCTTCATAGTAGACCGGAACagatcctagaaaaaaaaaagacatggttaCTGTGATGTCTGTTATCTAGATGCAATGTCCTGAATTCAGAGTCTAATGAGATCTCATTAGCAAAGCAGAAAACAAGGGACATACCATGTTGAGCTCTTCAAATTTGGCCCGAGTCAGGGTCTCAGAAAAGTCTTCTCCTTCATAGAAGGACTCAATTTCAATTCTTGCTTGATGTTGAGAAGACAGGGCCCGTTTGGCCTTTTCCACCTCACGCCGAAGTTTCTGCACAGCTCTGTTGTCTTTCCTGACGTCTTTGCCAGTCTTCTTTTTGTACAGCTTGATGAAGTGTTCCATGACACGCTGGTCAAAGTCTTCTCCACCCAGATGAGTATCTCCATTAGTGGCCACGACTTCGAAGACACCATTGTCAATGGTGAGAAGAGACACATCAAAGGTTCCGCCACCCAGGTCAAACACCAGGATGttcttctccccctcccttttATCCAGGCCATAAGCAATAGCAGCTGCCGTACTATTAGGAgattaaaaaagggaaaagtttTGTCAGTACTTCACATTTCCACTATTTGGCAAATATGCCGTATCCCTGAATTTCATACTTACGGCTCGTTGATGATCCTCATAACATTTAGGCCAGCAATAGTTCCAGCGTCTTTGGTTGCTTGGCGTTGGGCATCATTGAAATAGGCTGGTACAGTAACAACTGCATGGGTAACCTAAAAGGATAAAAGATAATTAAGTGTATTGTCACACAGTTTAACCCTTATTCAAATTACAGTCTGGCCaggcagtggcttgtgcctgtaatcccagcactttgggagcctgaggcaggaggattcaccagaggtcaggatttcaagaccagcctgggcaatgtgaagaaaccctgtctctactgaaaattaaaaaaagaaaaaaaaaaaaaaaaaaaaaaattagccaggtgtggtggtgtgcctgtaatcccagttacttgggaggctgaagcaggagagctgcttgaacccgagaggcagaggttgcagtgagctgagatcatgccactgcagtccagtctgggcaacagagcaagactccctctcaaaaaaaaaaaaaaaaaaaaaattacagtcaaaCCATCACTTTAGTTTTTAAGCCAATTTATTGATGAGtataacatataaaattttatgcTCCTGGAATTGTAAGcattaaataatacatgaaaagtCTATTTTGTTTGGCTTATAGTAAAGGACTCAATAATGACCTGACAAGTATGAATACCATTatgattaaaatttttgaaaccaTGAAGGCTTACATAACAGCCAACCAAGAATACTAATGATCAAAAAATACTTAACATTGTTCTAGAAATATTTACCTTCTTTCCCAAATAAGCCTCAGCGGTTTCTTTCATTTTAGTGAGAACCATGGCAGAAATTTCTTCAGGAGCAAACGTCTTTGTTTGCCCACCTCCAATATCAACTTGAATGTAtggtttagttttcttttcaaccACCTATTTTAAAGAATTACTGTTTTCAGACACAGATGCAATGACATCTCAAAGTTTAAAAGACCCACTACCATCCCCACAATTTGGTTTATTTCGGTCCCTTGGGGTTGCAAATTGACTAGAAATACTTCAGGGAGTATAGGTGTCTCATAAAGTTCAGTTTTAATCGGTCTTTTATTCCTAAACTATTGTAGACAAAGTACGATATCAACTATACTGTCTTAAGTTTTGTAACATATTAAGATTATTACAGTTATTACATACATCCTGTCTATAGCCTTCAACTGATGTCTCAACACTTTTCCAGAGACTTATAACTCTAAATACTCCCACCACCCACCCGTCCTCTAACCGGACAAGAAAAACCCGGTCGAACCTTGAACGGCAAGAACTTGATGTCCTGCTGCACAGACGGGTCGTTCCATGTGCGGCCGATGAGCCGCTTGGCGTCAAAGACCGTGTTCTCGGGGTTGGAGGTGAGCTGGTTCTTGGCGGCATCGCCGATCAGACGTTCCCCTTCAGGAGTGAAGGCCACATAGGACGGCGTGATGCGGTTGCCCTGATCGTTGGCGATGATCTCCACGCGGCCGTTCTTGAACACGCCGACGCTGGCAGAAAAACCCGACAGAGAGACATCAGCACCGCACTTCTCACGCCAGGCCAGGCGGCTACGCCCCGTCCCCCAGCATCCGCAAATCCCACTTACCAGGAGTAGGTGGTCCCCAGGTCGATGCCGACCACCGTGCCCACGTCCTCCTTCTTGTCCTCCTCCTCGGCCCGCGCCGCgctgagcagcagcagcatcGCGGCCACCAGGGAGAGCTTCATCTTGCCAACCAGTCGGGCGGCAGCAGGCAGGGCGTCGCAGGCAGTCCAGCCACAGGCCGCAGCACAGGAGCGCAGCGCGATTTCTGACTTGCAGGCGGCAGGGGGCGGGGGACGGGGGTCACAAGGCGCCACGAACCAGCGAAGGGTAGGTCTGGAAATGCAGGCCGCGGCGCTTACCTCGCACACTAGCGAAACACCACAATCGGTCTGTCTCTCTGGGCTGTCTCGGCCGGTGTCGACCGCGCCGTCGCCTACTCGG is a genomic window of Chlorocebus sabaeus isolate Y175 chromosome 12, mChlSab1.0.hap1, whole genome shotgun sequence containing:
- the HSPA5 gene encoding endoplasmic reticulum chaperone BiP → MKLSLVAAMLLLLSAARAEEEDKKEDVGTVVGIDLGTTYSCVGVFKNGRVEIIANDQGNRITPSYVAFTPEGERLIGDAAKNQLTSNPENTVFDAKRLIGRTWNDPSVQQDIKFLPFKVVEKKTKPYIQVDIGGGQTKTFAPEEISAMVLTKMKETAEAYLGKKVTHAVVTVPAYFNDAQRQATKDAGTIAGLNVMRIINEPTAAAIAYGLDKREGEKNILVFDLGGGTFDVSLLTIDNGVFEVVATNGDTHLGGEDFDQRVMEHFIKLYKKKTGKDVRKDNRAVQKLRREVEKAKRALSSQHQARIEIESFYEGEDFSETLTRAKFEELNMDLFRSTMKPVQKVLEDSDLKKSDIDEIVLVGGSTRIPKIQQLVKEFFNGKEPSRGINPDEAVAYGAAVQAGVLSGDQDTGDLVLLDVCPLTLGIETVGGVMTKLIPRNTVVPTKKSQIFSTASDNQPTVTIKVYEGERPLTKDNHLLGTFDLTGIPPAPRGVPQIEVTFEIDVNGILRVTAEDKGTGNKNKITITNDQNRLTPEEIERMVNDAEKFAEEDKKLKERIDTRNELESYAYSLKNQIGDKEKLGGKLSSEDKETMEKAVEEKIEWLESHQDADIEDFKAKKKELEEIVQPIISKLYGSAGPPPTGEEDTAEKDEL